In Micromonospora cremea, the genomic window ATCCATCCCGGCCCCGACATCTCGATCGCCGGGGCGGCCGGCCTGGCCGGCGTCCCGCTGCGGACCGGGCGGGCGCTGATCGGCGAGCTGAGCCGCGCGCACCTGATCAGCGAGGAACTGCCGGGCCGCTACCGCACCCACGACCTGCTGCTGGCCTACGCCACGGAGCTCGGCGAGGAGAACGACAGCCCGGCGGAGCGCGCCGCTGCGGAGCTGCGTTGCCTGCAGTTCTACCGGGCCACCTGCTATCAGGCGCACCGACAGTTGCTGACCTCCGAGCACCACCCGATGATCGAGCCGGGGCCGGGCGAGACCCCGCTGCGCTTCGCCGGCCACGGCGAGGCCATACGCTGGTTCAGCGCCGAGCGGCAGGTCCTGATCGCGCTGGTCGGCCGGGCCGCCCGGCACGGCTGGCACACCGAGGCCTGGCAGCTCGCCCTGGGCATGCAGCATTTCTTCGACCGCACCGGCAGGTGGGCCGACTGGACGGCCACCGGCGAGGTGGCCCTCGATGCCGCCCGGGCGGGCCGCGACCTGGTCGGGCAGGCCCGGATGCATCGCAGCCTGGCCGGGGCGGCGTACTTCCGGCGCGAGCACGAGACCGCGGTCGAGCATCTTGACCAGGCGCTCGAGTTGCTCGCCCGGCTCGGCCTGCACGACGAGCTGACCCGGGCCACGATCAACCGGGTGATGATCCTGGCCGCCCAGGGGCGACACGAGGAGGTCGTCCGGACGCTCTCCGCGGTGCTGGGGCCATGGGCGGCCGAGGACGACAAACTGTTCGCGGACGCCTTGGTGATCATGGCCGCGAGCAACGCCGAACTGGGCCGGGAGGACGAGGCCGTGCGCTGCGCCGAGCAGGCGATGGCGCTGTCACGCGGAGCGCAGTACAGCCTGGGCGTAGCGGAGGCGTGGGAGGTGCTCGGCCAGGTGCGTTCCGCCCGCCGGGAGTTCGGCGAGGCGGTCGACTGCTGGCGCGAGGCGGCCGTCGCGTACCAGGAGGCCTCGGCGTCGGCCCCCGCCGCGGAAGTGCTGGCGCTGCTCGGCGACGCCCTCGCCGCCAGTGGCGACCAGGAGGCGGCGGTACGGGCGTGGCAGGAGGCGTTGGCTCTGATGCCGTACGCGCAGACCCGGACCGGACGGCGGCTGACCGGCCTGCTCGCGGCGGTCACGTCGCGTCCGTGACCGGTTGCGATCGGCGACGGCACTCGATCCGCACTAACGCGTCAGTCCATTGGCGGCGGGCGTCCCTAGGCTCATGCCTCGTTCACCGTTGCTCCTGCCTGTGGGGAGGTGCCGTGCTGCGGGCACTCGACGAATCACCGGCCGGCCGTGCCGAACGCATGACCACGCTGCATGCGGACCACGCCCGTGCCGTGCTGCGTCTCCTGCTCGTGCTGACCCGCGGCCAGCGGCAGACCGCCGAGGATCTGCTCCAGGAGACGATGCTGCGGGCCTGGCGGCACCTCGACTCGGTGCCGTCCGAGCCCGATGCCGCCCGTCGGTGGCTCGTCACCGTCGCCCGTCGGCTCGTCATCGACGGCGTCCGGCTGCGGCGGGGCCGCCCGGCCGAGGTGCATCTCGTCGACATGACCTGGATTCCCGCTGGTGACGACACCACGGGCACCGCGCTCGCGTCGTACGCCATCCGGCACGCGCTCGGCCGGCTGAGCCCGGCGCAGCGCAGTCTGCTCTCCGAGGTTTACCTGGTCGGGCGGTCAGCGGAGGAGGTCGCGGGCCGGCTGGGGGTGCCGATCGGCACGGTGAAGTCCCGCACCCACTATGCGCTGCGCGCCCTGCGCACCGGTCTTGATGCGGCCTGAGCTGGGACGACTCCACCGACCGGCGATCCGGCGGCTGAGCCGAAGCTCACACTGCCGCAACACGCGCCCGTCTCGCGGCGTGCGTCCTGCGATGCTCTGGCGATCGTGGCAACCAGCCCCAGACGGATCGCATCACCATGACCAGCCCGCTCTCCTTCGCGGTTCTCGGCCCGGTGCGGGCCTGGCGTGGCCAGTCCGAGATCGACCTGGGCACCCGGCAGCAGCGACTGATCCTGGCGTTGCTGCTCGTCCGGGCCGGCGGCGCGGTCAGCGTTGCCGAGCTCGTCGACCTGCTCTGGGAATCCGACCCTCCGCCCAGCGCGGTCAATGTGGTGCACCGGCACGTCGGGATGCTCCGGCGGCGCTTCGAGCCGGACCTGCCGACGCGGGCAGCGGGCTCGGTACTGATCCGTGACGGCGCCGAATACCGGCTGCGGATCGACGGGGAGTCGCTCGACCTGCTGCGTTTCCGGCGCCTGATCGCCCAGGCCGGTGGCAGCTCCGGCGAGCCGGCCGTCGAGCTCTACCGGGAGGCGCTGGCGCTGTGGCGCGATCGGTGCGCCTCGGGCCTGCAGGCCGGCGGCCGGGCCCATCCGGAGTTCGTCGCCGTCGACGGCGAGCGGTTCGCGGCGGTCCGGGCGACGAGCGACATCGCTCTGCGGGCCGGGTGCGTCCACGCG contains:
- a CDS encoding sigma-70 family RNA polymerase sigma factor, giving the protein MLRALDESPAGRAERMTTLHADHARAVLRLLLVLTRGQRQTAEDLLQETMLRAWRHLDSVPSEPDAARRWLVTVARRLVIDGVRLRRGRPAEVHLVDMTWIPAGDDTTGTALASYAIRHALGRLSPAQRSLLSEVYLVGRSAEEVAGRLGVPIGTVKSRTHYALRALRTGLDAA